CTTTTTACTATTTTTAAAGTAACTGTAAAAATTATATACTGGCAAACTTCCCTTTATGGTAAAATGATAATAAATTTTGGGTTCCTAGGAAGGGGATAAAAAGGGATACGGACCCTCATAATCGCGATTTTCCCTTCTTTTGAAAATGATTCAGGGGAGTGATTTGAATGAGGCACAGACGGAGAAATACACCTGCATTTACAGTGTTGGCCTATTTCACATTTTTTGCAGGAGTCTTTTTATTTAGTATCGGTTTGTATAATGCAGACAATTTGCAGCTAAATGAAAAAGGTTATTATATTGCTGTGATGATCCTTGTAGCGGTAGGAGCCATTTTAACTCAGAAAGTAGCGAGAGATAACGCTGAGGACGATGAAATCATTGCTGAACAAGAGAGAAAACAGAAATTATCTAACGATTGATGAATAGATGAAGGAAGCCTCCATTGTGAATGCATGGGGGCTTTTAGTTTATTTAAAGTTATTTATTGTCTTATCTCGTTCAAACATTCAAAATGGTTAAACATACAATTTCTGATCATACTACTAATACTGAATTGTATAAGGAGGAGTACGGGATGCCACGTAAGCCTGCCCAAACGAATGAAGTGGTTGATAAGGAATTGGAGGATTCCCAGATTAATACCGAAAATAACATAGATGAAATAAGTAATTTAAATCGAATGTTAGCGGCTGTGTTAAATTATTTAACAGATGAGGATGTAGAAGAAATAGATACGGAACACCTTTTCACAAATACGGAAGGCCTTCGAGAGTGGTGGACTCAATATCAAGAAAGCAACAGAAAACAAATTGAAAAGGAAATTAAACAATCACTGGGCCAACTGTCATTGAAAGAACTAAAAACGATCCGCGAACAAATCAAAGATAAGAAGTAAATTGGAATATACTGGAGGGTGTCTGGCACCCTCCAGTATTTCTCAGCTATCTTTCCATGCACTGGCTAGTAAGCTCACTCCTGTTTTAATTTCTTCTAAAGTTGGGGCACCATATCCTAGCATTACTTGATGATTTGGTTTATGGAGCTGATACATTGTTGAAACGGCGTCGATTTCAACTCCCTTGATTTCGCCAGCTCTATTGCTTTGAATTCTTTTAGACTTTCAGGTAATTGAACTAGGATATGTAATCCTGCTTCATCGCCCTTGATCTTGAATTCTTCTCCTAAATGTTTGGAAATGCTCTCAATTATACAACTTCTCTTTGCTCGATATAAAGTTCTCATTTTGGCTATATGTGACGAATAATGTCCTTCTTCCATAAATTTTGCGATCATATGCATTTTGGACAGTCAGAATACTTACATTTAATTGTTCAGCCAAACGTCGTTTAGGTGGGAGCTTAGCATGAGCTAATAGCTTTTTTCTAAAATTGCTTGTCGAATTTGTTCGTAAATTTGCTTATATTTTGTTTTATCATCCGTTAGCAAAATTTGAAATTCCATTTCATCATCCCTTGGTATTAAACAAAAGTTCATTTTTGGATATTCCTATCATATCAGAAAAAGAGTTTAATAAATGAAAGGAGGGAATTATGATGAAAAAGTTGGAAAATAATATTGTGCGATTACTCCCACTGGAACTTGAACATGTCGAGGGAATATATGAAGCAGCGCAGGATCAACGTATTTGGGAGCATATGTCAGTTGATTTGACGGATAAAAGTCGAGTCTATCAATATGTTCAAGATGCTGAGCAAAAACGGAGAAATGGAACAGATATGG
The nucleotide sequence above comes from Oikeobacillus pervagus. Encoded proteins:
- a CDS encoding YiaA/YiaB family inner membrane protein, with protein sequence MRHRRRNTPAFTVLAYFTFFAGVFLFSIGLYNADNLQLNEKGYYIAVMILVAVGAILTQKVARDNAEDDEIIAEQERKQKLSND